The nucleotide sequence CTGAATACCTGTACCGCCAAGGTATTTTCACCCGCTTGAAGGTAGTCGGTAATAATGAACTCAGCTGGGGTTTTGGCCGCTTTGGTCATGCCCACTTCCTTCCCATTCAGATAGACCTTGGCATAACCAGATATAGATCCGAAGTTCAGGATCACCTCTTTTCCATCCCAGTTCGTAGGAATGGTAAAGCTGCGCCTGTAAGTTCCTACAGGGTTATATTCGTTGTCCACATAGGGTGGATTTGCAGGAAAAGGATAGGTTACATTGGTATAGATAGGAATATCATATCCTTCCAATTCCCAATTGGAAGGCACCTTGATCTGATCCCAATGTTGATCATTGAAATCAAGCTCATAAAAGTCTGTTGGGCGATCTTGGGGGCGCTTCACCAAGGAAAATTTCCAAAGGCCATCCAAGCTTTCATAAGTCTCATTGGTTTCCTTATTTCCCTCAACGGCCTTTTCCTCGGTTAGGTAGGTAATAAAAAAAGTCCTGGCGGCCTCTTTGTTGCGATCCAGAACACCTGGATTCTCCCATTCATTCTGGCCTGATTGGGCAAAAAGAGGCGCACAATATGCCACCATCATCAGCCCCATTATCAAGTGTTTTGCTAATTGCATGTTTAATTTATGTTCTGTTGAATTGTATTATTCTTGAATTCTAGTACTGAATTTATGATAAAAAAAGCAAGGGCTTAAGATATAGACTAAAAAGACATAAGACGGCTAAAGAGCATATCTATGTCATAGCCATTATTCTTTTATCCATCTACTTTCATATTGATACTTTCGCCTCATTCCATGGTACCTTTAATACCTTCTACTGTCGGCTCCACTCGTATTATCTTACCATCCTTATCAAAAGTCAGCTTATCGATGCATACCTCTCTATGGTATCCGGCGGCCCTACCCATTTTAATTCCATGAGGCCGGGTAAATCGATGGTATACGATATACCATTCGTCCTTGCCAGGTATTTGAATTACGGAATTATGACCTGTTCCATAAATCCCTTTTTCAGGTTCCTTAGCTATAACCATATTGTCTTCAGGAATGGTCAGTGGCCCCATCGGTGAATCAGCAAAAGCATACCGCACACGATAATCCTCATCCCGGGTGTCATTTTCTGACCAAAGGAAATAATACTTCCCTTCTCTAAAAAACACCTCTGTACCTTCTCGGAAAGTACCGTCTTTAGGGGTCAAGAGCTTCAATTTACTTTTGTCAAAGCTGACCATATCATCATTTAAAGGAACGGCGGCCAAATAGCCATTACCCCAATAAAGATAATCCTTCCCTGTCTGAGGGTCAGTAAACACATCCGGATCGATTTCCTGTCCACCGCGTACGCCCTCAGGTCTAAAGTCTACCAATGGCTTGCCTGAATCCACAAATGGCCCTGCAGGATCATCTGCAACCGCTACGCCCACCTTTTGGCCAGCGGTGAAATAATAGAAATATTTATACGCTCCATTGATCTTCTTCTCAATGGCACAGGGTGCCCAAGCATTTCTACTCGTCCAATCCACATCTTTTTTCAAATCCAAAATCACTCCATCATCCTTCCAGTTCACTAGATCTTCAGAGGAAAATGATTTAAAATATGTACCCGACCAACCTGTAAATCCATCACTGGTGGGATAAAGATGGAATTTACCGGTTTTCTCAGAGTAGATAATCTCAGGATCAGCATAATATCCCTTAAGCACAGGGTTGTGGTCTTTTCTTGCTGTTACTTGAAATACTTTCTCGGTACCATCAGGAAGTGTCAAAATATAATCCACTGGTCCACTGCTAAAATCCTGAGGACCTTCAGGGCTGATCTGAAAACCAGCAAAAAGCTCAAACTGTGGATTTACCTTTTCCAGTGCCACATCATACTTGACCGGCAAATAAATACTGCCAATGTCCTGATCGAGCATGACATTGTTTCCATCAATTTGTTCCTTATTGGTACTGATAATCCAATTTTGTTCATCAATACCAAAAGCGTCTACCAAACGTGTCACTTCATCCTGTGTGATGGGCAACACTGTTCCATGTCTAGGATGGAAATTCATGCTCACTTGATCATCAATAATACTGAAGTTCTCCAAGTCGGTGCTTTCGGTAAATTGATAGGCCCCCTTCATATAAACATCGTACATCAGGATATACTTTTCGCTGTCATTCAACTTAAAAATCCCGGAACCTTCCACAGCTTCATTGGTTTGCTGCAAGTATTTATCTTGCATCACATACCCTTCTGTCAATTGATCGGAAACCGCTTTCTTAATCCCATTCCCATGACCTTCAGTTTTAAAGAACAAATGGTATTTGCCATTATGATGGATGATGTCACCATCTATACAAGACTTTTCTTCTGGATGAAAAAACAATTGTTTAGGTACTGATTCCAATCCAGTAAAATCTTCATTGGCGTATGCATAATAAATGATATCGGCCCCGCCTTCCTGTAACATAGAAAAATAAACCATGTATTTACCCACGGTTGGGTCATAAATAGTTTGAGGAGCCCATACCCGCTTAACATCTCCAAATTCTTCTGGAAACAAATCAGGAATATGAACAGTGTTATGGGTCCAATTCACCAAGTCCTTGGACTTTAAGAATACCATACCCTGATTGGTCCATCCATCTTCAGGAACGTACAGGTCTGTCAAAACCATATAAAACATTCCATCCTCGCCCCTAAGGATATGAGGGTCTCTAACTCCTCCTCTGAGGCTAATACTATCTGCACTGATTATAGGCTGATTATTGTTTAGCGCCCTATAATTAAATCCATCCTTACTAATGGCATAATGCACGGATTCCTCTCCCGGTCCATTACC is from Echinicola marina and encodes:
- a CDS encoding family 43 glycosylhydrolase, giving the protein MKNLFNLSGLLAMVSLLLISCKPQSQAPEAYLFAYFTGNGPGEESVHYAISKDGFNYRALNNNQPIISADSISLRGGVRDPHILRGEDGMFYMVLTDLYVPEDGWTNQGMVFLKSKDLVNWTHNTVHIPDLFPEEFGDVKRVWAPQTIYDPTVGKYMVYFSMLQEGGADIIYYAYANEDFTGLESVPKQLFFHPEEKSCIDGDIIHHNGKYHLFFKTEGHGNGIKKAVSDQLTEGYVMQDKYLQQTNEAVEGSGIFKLNDSEKYILMYDVYMKGAYQFTESTDLENFSIIDDQVSMNFHPRHGTVLPITQDEVTRLVDAFGIDEQNWIISTNKEQIDGNNVMLDQDIGSIYLPVKYDVALEKVNPQFELFAGFQISPEGPQDFSSGPVDYILTLPDGTEKVFQVTARKDHNPVLKGYYADPEIIYSEKTGKFHLYPTSDGFTGWSGTYFKSFSSEDLVNWKDDGVILDLKKDVDWTSRNAWAPCAIEKKINGAYKYFYYFTAGQKVGVAVADDPAGPFVDSGKPLVDFRPEGVRGGQEIDPDVFTDPQTGKDYLYWGNGYLAAVPLNDDMVSFDKSKLKLLTPKDGTFREGTEVFFREGKYYFLWSENDTRDEDYRVRYAFADSPMGPLTIPEDNMVIAKEPEKGIYGTGHNSVIQIPGKDEWYIVYHRFTRPHGIKMGRAAGYHREVCIDKLTFDKDGKIIRVEPTVEGIKGTME